From one Dermacentor andersoni chromosome 1, qqDerAnde1_hic_scaffold, whole genome shotgun sequence genomic stretch:
- the LOC129381196 gene encoding uncharacterized protein yields the protein MPRALHQPCGTMHRSANGACATMTASTTSSTSVSQQREAVFTGVQTAMLHVQLPRMQSGPLGTTRHSNHLHLLVLTSSFGARCLNTSVLPQRQPANQRWQGCQGEVQHHQECNRCLRTDEESLFI from the exons ATGCCGCGAGCCCTTCACCAGCCTTGCGGGACTATGCATCGTTCCGCCAACGGCGCTTGCGCTACTATGACAGCATCCACCACAAG TTCCACATCAGTGAGTCAGCAGCGCGAGGCTGTGTTTACCGGCGTGCAGACTGCAATGCTGCACGTGCAGCTTCCAAGAATGCAGAGTGGCCCCCTGGGAACAACTCGACACAGCAATCACTTGCACCTGCTGGTTTTGACTTCCAGTTTCGGTGCCAGGTGCCTGAATACGAGCGTGCTGCCACAAAGGCAGCCAGCAA ATCAAAGATGGCAAGGCTGCCAAGGTGAAGTCCAGCACCACCAGGAATGCAACAG GTGCCTTCGCACAGACGAAGAATCCCTCTTCATTTAA